Part of the Roseofilum reptotaenium CS-1145 genome, GCGGCAACTGGTGGAAGCCACTGCCTCGATTTCCTCGAAACTAGGGGTCATGAATCAGAAAGCAGGTAATATCAACAATGTGGTGATCCCGATTACGAAAGTTGCCGATCAAACCAGTCTCCTATCCTTGAATGCTGCTATTGAAGCCGAAAAAGCGGGAGAATATGGAGCGGGTTTTGCCGTCGTTGCTAGAGAAATTCGCCGCCTCGCTAATCAAACTGCTGTCGCTACCCTAGAAATTGAGCAAATTGTCAAAGATATGCAATCAGCCGTTACCGTGGGTGTGATAGAAATGGACAAATTTAACCACTCTGTGAGTACCAGTGTGGATCGAGTCAGCAAAATTAGTGATGAAGTCGCCAAAGTGATTCATCAAGTCCAAAGCCTACCCCCACGATTTGAACAAGTTAGTCAACGTATCGAAGAACAATCCGAGGGAGCGCAACAAATTAGTGAGGCAATGGGGCAACTGAGCCAAGCTTCCCATCAAACGGTAGATGCTCTCAGAGAAACTAATAACGCCTTGGAACAACTTGACGATACAACTCAAGGACTACGCCGAGAGATTTCCACGTCCCAACCCTATCGCCATATGTGATATAGCACTTCGCGCTACCTAATAGGGAATAGGCAATAGAAAATGTCCTAACTTTCCTTTTCCCTGCTACATGCGATCGCTCTCCGCATCCCCCATTCCCCCACCCCCATCCCTCTATGAGCGTAGAAACTCACCCAATCGACGAACATCTAATCTTGCATGACTGCTGGAATCAAATCGGAGTCATGGGCGATCGCTCCTGCGATCAACTCGAAACCGTAATCCATTGTTATGAATGTCCCGTCTATACCGAAGCAGGTGACAGTTTGCTCGAACGGGAGCCGCCCCCGAATTACTTGGATGAGTGGTGCGACATTCTGGCAGAAACGGCGATCGAGCAAGAAGATATAGAAGGCGATGACATCGTGATTCATACTCTCGATGCCATTTCCGTGATTATCTTTCGACTGGGCAATGAACGGTTAGCCCTTCCCGTAAAAATGCTGCAAGAAGTCACCTCTCCCTGTGTGATTCAACCCCTACCCCATCGCAGTAATGAATTATTTTTGGGATTGGTCAATATTCGCGGTGAAATTTTGCTTTGTGTGTCCCTGAGCCATTTATTAACCTTAGAAACCACTGCCCCAGAGTCTGCCTTAGTCACCACAACTCAAAGCCAAAGGATGATGGTGGCTGGACAAGGAAGCGATAAGTGGGTGTTTCCTGTCGATGAGGTTCACGGAGTCTACCGCTTTGCCCTCAAGGAATTACGAGATACACCAGTCGTGATTACCAAAGCCACAGAAGCCTACACCCAGGGCATTATTTATTGGCAGGGGAAGCAGGTGAATTATCTCGATTCTGAATTACTCTTCTATACCCTCAATCAGAAAATTTTGTAGCTGAGTCTAGGAGTCAACCAACCATGAGCGGGTACTCAAAACTGGAACTGTTTCGTGAAGAAGTGGAAACTCAGGTTAACGTCCTCAAACACGTGATTCCTTTACTCAAAACCCAGTCCTTACCTAAACAAGAATTGGGGCAAGCCATTCAGGCGGTTCATGCCATTTGGGGAACCGCTCGGATGGTTAAAAGAGAGGAAATGGCTAATCTGGCACAACTGCTCAAGGAATGCTTAATTGCCGCTCAAGAGCAAACGATTATCCTGGGTGATGAGCCAATCGATCTCCTGCTTCATGCTGGGGATTTACTCTTGGGTATGAGTCGAGTAGAGAGTGACGCTCTTGAGAATTGGATGACTGAGCATTCTTGGGGTTTGGGGGTGACTCAACGGGGGATGGCTGCTCTGTTGGCTCCTAACTCGAGTGCGCGTTCTCAGACGTCCTCTGAGCCAGAACTCCCTGCTCTAGAAACCGATGAAGCGTCTGTCAATGCTCCTGTTCCCCTGATTGATTCTAGTGAGGACAATGAGGAAATACCGGAGGTTAAGACCGAGATTCCCTCGCCTGAGCTAGAACAAGCCCAGGCTGCTCCTACCCCTACCATAACCCTCACGGCTGACGAGTCGATGATCGACCTATTTC contains:
- a CDS encoding chemotaxis protein CheW, with protein sequence MSVETHPIDEHLILHDCWNQIGVMGDRSCDQLETVIHCYECPVYTEAGDSLLEREPPPNYLDEWCDILAETAIEQEDIEGDDIVIHTLDAISVIIFRLGNERLALPVKMLQEVTSPCVIQPLPHRSNELFLGLVNIRGEILLCVSLSHLLTLETTAPESALVTTTQSQRMMVAGQGSDKWVFPVDEVHGVYRFALKELRDTPVVITKATEAYTQGIIYWQGKQVNYLDSELLFYTLNQKIL